From Longimicrobiaceae bacterium:
TCGTTCCCCAGCGTGAGGCACGTGAAGACGAGATGGGCCCCCGCGAAGCCGTGCGCCCGTGGCTCCGGCCCCGGCGGAGAACCCGTAGCCACGTGCGCCCGTCGCACGACTGTCCCAGCCGCGCCCCGGCTTCTATCAACCCCCCAGGAGACTTTCATGACCAAAGCGGACCTCGTTCAGAAGGTGGCCGACCAGATCGGCCCCGGCGTCACCAAGCGCGACTGCGCGGTCGTCGTCGACGCCTTCCTGAACTCCATCAAGGATGCCATGGGCGAGCACCAGAACATCGAGATCCGGGGCTTCGGCACCTTCAAGGTCCGCGAGCGGAAGAGCCGCCTGGCGCGCAACCCCCGCACCGGCGACCCGGTGGAGGTTCCGCCGCGCGCCGTGCCGGTCTTCAAGCCCAGCAAGGAGCTCCGCGCCCTGGTCGAGGAGCGGCCGCTCGAGGTCTGAGCCTCGTCCGGCAGAGCG
This genomic window contains:
- a CDS encoding HU family DNA-binding protein translates to MTKADLVQKVADQIGPGVTKRDCAVVVDAFLNSIKDAMGEHQNIEIRGFGTFKVRERKSRLARNPRTGDPVEVPPRAVPVFKPSKELRALVEERPLEV